A window of Polaribacter litorisediminis contains these coding sequences:
- a CDS encoding SusD/RagB family nutrient-binding outer membrane lipoprotein produces MKNIKLYTLLILSIALFYKCDDGLSELNIDPNSAVQVAPETLLSTAQYTFYNALHGTGINSGWGLLMVQYWAENEYTDDSRYNQDITSFGGTWSAMYANVLKELDAAKTLVDAQNVSDAIKNNQKAIIDVMSAQVYAFMTDGFGSVPYTEALGEDTSPAYDSQEVIYKGILETLDNASKSFNTSAPSFNSGELVYNGNVASWIKFTNSLMLRYAMRIVDVDPATANTYINIASANLMDDNSDSGLFVFDSNPARANPMFRNASPLVSNRDDFAVSEYLVQTLEGLGDPRLAEFAKETATGDFVGMPYGLVDNAATALKPSTSRPNDNVRAATAPHVIMSYSEVQFLLAEAYQRGSLTGNAADAYSNGVSASMNYWGINNATAIEAYVTSNPYNAANWKESVGVQKWIAFYMNGFEAWNEWRRLDYPVLAVPADAVIQSIPVKMPYVLAETQTNSASLNAVTSTPANMTTKVWWDVN; encoded by the coding sequence ATGAAAAACATAAAATTATATACTCTTTTAATCTTATCAATTGCTCTATTTTATAAGTGTGATGATGGTTTATCAGAATTAAACATAGACCCAAACAGTGCTGTACAAGTAGCACCAGAAACGCTTTTATCTACAGCGCAATATACTTTCTATAATGCCCTACATGGCACTGGTATTAATTCCGGTTGGGGATTACTAATGGTTCAATATTGGGCTGAAAATGAATATACTGATGATAGTAGATACAACCAAGATATTACTTCTTTCGGTGGAACTTGGAGCGCTATGTACGCTAATGTATTAAAAGAATTAGACGCGGCAAAAACATTAGTAGACGCTCAAAATGTTTCTGATGCAATTAAAAACAATCAAAAAGCAATTATAGACGTTATGTCTGCACAAGTTTATGCTTTTATGACAGATGGTTTTGGTAGTGTTCCTTATACAGAAGCGCTAGGAGAAGATACATCACCAGCTTATGATTCTCAAGAAGTTATTTATAAAGGAATTTTAGAAACATTAGATAATGCTTCTAAATCCTTTAACACCTCTGCTCCATCATTTAACTCAGGAGAGTTAGTATATAATGGTAATGTTGCAAGCTGGATTAAATTCACTAATTCATTGATGCTTAGATATGCAATGAGAATTGTTGATGTAGACCCTGCAACTGCTAATACATACATTAATATTGCTAGTGCTAACCTTATGGATGATAATTCAGATAGTGGTTTATTTGTTTTTGATTCTAATCCAGCAAGAGCTAACCCTATGTTTAGAAATGCAAGTCCATTAGTTAGTAATAGAGATGATTTTGCTGTTTCAGAATATTTAGTACAAACATTAGAAGGTTTAGGAGATCCAAGATTAGCAGAATTTGCTAAAGAAACTGCGACAGGCGATTTTGTTGGTATGCCTTACGGCTTAGTTGATAACGCAGCAACTGCTTTAAAACCTAGCACTTCAAGACCAAATGATAACGTAAGAGCAGCTACAGCTCCACATGTTATTATGTCATATTCTGAAGTTCAATTTTTATTAGCTGAAGCTTATCAAAGAGGTAGTTTAACAGGAAATGCCGCAGACGCATATTCAAATGGAGTTTCTGCATCTATGAACTATTGGGGAATTAATAATGCAACAGCTATAGAGGCCTACGTTACTAGTAACCCCTATAATGCCGCTAATTGGAAAGAGTCTGTAGGTGTACAAAAATGGATTGCTTTTTATATGAATGGTTTTGAAGCATGGAATGAATGGAGAAGATTAGATTATCCTGTTTTAGCAGTACCTGCTGATGCGGTAATCCAGTCTATACCCGTTAAAATGCCTTATGTCTTAGCAGAGACTCAGACTAATTCTGCAAGTTTAAATGCTGTTACTTCAACTCCTGCAAATATGACTACCAAAGTTTGGTGGGATGTTAATTAA
- the fusA gene encoding elongation factor G yields the protein MARDLKYTRNIGIAAHIDAGKTTTTERVLFYTGVSHKIGEVHDGAATMDWMEQEQERGITITSAATTCSWQFPKENAQILPETKDYHFNIIDTPGHVDFTVEVNRSLRVLDGLVFLFSAVDGVEPQSETNWRLADNYKVPRIGFVNKMDRQGSDFMMVCQQVKDMLKSNAVPIVLNIGDEENFKGIVDLVKNRAIIWHDETQGATFDVIEIPEELKAEARKYRALLIEEVASYDENLLEKFMEDEDSITEDEVHAALRAAVMDMAIIPMICGSAFKNKGVQFLLDAVCRYLPSPMDKEGIIGVNPDTEKEELRKPNVNEPFAALAFKIATDPFVGRLAFFRAYSGRLDAGSYVLNNRSGKKERISRIYQMHANKQNAIDYIEAGDIGAAVGFKSIKTGDTLTAEKFPLVLESMDFPDPVIGIAVEPKTKADVDKLGIGLGKLAEEDPTFTVRSDEASGQTIISGMGELHLDVIVDRLRREFKVEVNQGQPQVEYKEAITASADHREIYKKQSGGRGKFADIVFTIEPADEGVQGLQFESVIKGGNVPREFVPSVEKGFKEAMKNGPLAGYEMDSMKVTLRDGSFHAVDSDALSFELAAKMGYKASAKSAKAKIMEPLMKLEVLTPEENMGDIVGDLNRRRGQVNDMSDRAGAKVVKAIVPLSEMFGYVTALRTMSSGRATSTMEFSHYAETPSNISEEVIAKAKG from the coding sequence ATGGCTAGAGATTTAAAATATACAAGAAATATTGGTATTGCAGCACATATTGATGCTGGTAAAACCACAACAACAGAACGTGTATTGTTCTATACAGGCGTTTCTCATAAAATTGGAGAGGTACATGATGGAGCAGCGACAATGGACTGGATGGAGCAAGAGCAGGAAAGAGGTATTACAATTACTTCTGCTGCAACCACTTGTTCTTGGCAGTTTCCTAAAGAAAATGCACAGATTCTTCCAGAAACAAAGGATTATCACTTTAATATAATTGATACTCCAGGACACGTAGACTTTACTGTTGAGGTAAATAGGTCTTTACGTGTGTTAGATGGATTAGTTTTCTTATTTTCTGCAGTTGATGGTGTTGAGCCACAATCAGAAACTAACTGGAGGCTTGCGGATAACTACAAAGTACCAAGAATTGGCTTTGTGAATAAAATGGATCGTCAAGGGTCAGATTTTATGATGGTTTGTCAGCAAGTAAAAGATATGTTGAAGTCAAACGCGGTGCCAATCGTTTTAAACATTGGTGACGAAGAAAACTTTAAAGGTATTGTTGATTTAGTAAAAAATCGTGCTATTATATGGCATGATGAAACGCAAGGTGCAACTTTTGATGTAATCGAAATTCCTGAAGAATTAAAGGCTGAGGCTCGAAAATATCGTGCGCTTCTAATTGAAGAAGTTGCAAGTTATGACGAGAATCTTTTAGAAAAATTCATGGAAGATGAAGATTCTATAACAGAAGACGAAGTGCATGCTGCATTGAGAGCTGCTGTTATGGATATGGCTATAATTCCTATGATTTGTGGTTCTGCGTTTAAAAACAAAGGAGTACAGTTTTTATTAGATGCTGTATGTCGTTATTTACCTTCGCCAATGGATAAAGAAGGTATTATAGGGGTTAATCCAGATACGGAAAAAGAAGAATTACGTAAGCCAAATGTAAATGAACCATTTGCAGCGTTAGCATTTAAAATTGCTACAGATCCTTTTGTGGGGCGTTTAGCATTTTTTAGAGCATATTCTGGTCGTTTAGATGCAGGTTCTTATGTGCTAAATAATCGTTCTGGTAAGAAAGAACGTATTTCTAGAATCTACCAAATGCATGCCAACAAACAAAATGCTATCGATTATATCGAGGCTGGAGATATTGGTGCAGCAGTAGGTTTTAAATCTATTAAGACAGGAGATACTTTAACAGCTGAGAAATTTCCGTTAGTTTTAGAGTCTATGGATTTTCCAGACCCAGTTATTGGTATTGCTGTTGAACCTAAAACAAAAGCAGATGTTGATAAATTAGGAATCGGACTTGGTAAATTAGCTGAAGAAGACCCTACTTTTACAGTACGTTCAGACGAAGCTTCAGGTCAAACAATTATTTCTGGAATGGGTGAATTACATTTAGATGTAATTGTAGATCGTTTAAGACGTGAGTTTAAAGTTGAAGTAAATCAAGGACAACCACAAGTAGAATATAAAGAAGCTATTACGGCATCCGCGGATCATAGAGAAATCTACAAGAAGCAATCAGGGGGTCGTGGTAAGTTTGCTGATATTGTTTTTACAATTGAACCAGCCGATGAAGGTGTTCAAGGATTACAATTTGAATCTGTGATAAAAGGTGGTAACGTTCCTAGAGAATTTGTGCCGTCTGTAGAAAAAGGATTTAAAGAGGCAATGAAAAACGGACCTTTAGCGGGGTATGAAATGGATTCAATGAAAGTTACCTTAAGGGATGGTTCTTTTCACGCAGTGGATTCTGATGCCTTATCTTTTGAATTAGCAGCAAAAATGGGTTATAAAGCTTCTGCTAAATCTGCAAAAGCAAAAATTATGGAGCCTTTGATGAAATTGGAAGTTTTAACTCCAGAAGAAAACATGGGTGATATTGTTGGTGATTTAAATAGAAGAAGAGGTCAAGTAAACGACATGTCGGATAGAGCAGGAGCTAAAGTAGTGAAAGCTATCGTTCCTTTATCTGAAATGTTTGGTTATGTAACGGCATTAAGAACAATGTCTTCTGGTAGAGCAACTTCTACGATGGAATTTTCTCACTATGCAGAAACTCCATCCAATATTTCAGAAGAAGTAATCGCTAAAGCAAAAGGGTAA
- the rplC gene encoding 50S ribosomal protein L3, with protein MSGLIGRKIGMTSLFDENGKNIPCTVIEAGPCVVTQVRTEEVDGYNALQLGFDDKKAKSSNKALDGHFKKAGSTAKKKVVEFQGFDQEYKLGDSITVDFFTEGEFVDVSGVSKGKGFQGVVKRHGFAGVGQATHGQHNRLRAPGSIGAASYPARVFKGMRMAGRMGGDKVKVQNLKVLKVVAEKNLLVVKGAIPGHKNAFVTIQK; from the coding sequence ATGTCTGGGTTAATAGGAAGAAAGATTGGAATGACCAGCTTATTTGATGAAAACGGGAAGAATATTCCTTGTACAGTAATCGAAGCAGGTCCTTGCGTTGTTACCCAAGTCAGAACCGAAGAGGTTGACGGCTACAATGCGTTGCAGCTTGGTTTCGATGACAAAAAGGCGAAGAGTTCTAACAAAGCGTTAGACGGTCACTTTAAAAAAGCTGGCTCCACTGCTAAAAAGAAAGTCGTTGAATTTCAAGGATTTGATCAAGAGTATAAATTAGGAGATTCTATCACAGTAGATTTTTTTACTGAAGGAGAATTTGTTGATGTATCTGGAGTGTCAAAAGGTAAAGGATTTCAAGGTGTTGTAAAACGTCATGGTTTTGCGGGGGTAGGACAAGCTACTCACGGTCAGCATAATCGTTTAAGAGCTCCGGGTTCTATTGGTGCTGCATCGTATCCAGCTAGAGTATTCAAAGGAATGCGCATGGCAGGAAGAATGGGTGGAGATAAAGTGAAAGTACAAAACTTAAAAGTGTTAAAAGTAGTTGCTGAAAAGAACTTACTTGTTGTTAAAGGAGCTATTCCTGGTCACAAAAATGCTTTTGTAACTATTCAGAAATAA
- the rpsG gene encoding 30S ribosomal protein S7, with protein sequence MRKRAAKKRVLLPDPKFNDQLVTRFVNNLMWSGKKSVAFKVFYDALDIIEERKGEGEEKSALEIWKDGLSNVMPHVEVRSRRVGGATFQIPMQIRPDRKVSMAIKWLILYTRKRNEKTMAQRLAAEILAAAKEEGAAVKKRTDTHKMAEANKAFSHFRF encoded by the coding sequence ATGAGAAAAAGAGCAGCAAAAAAAAGAGTCTTATTACCAGATCCAAAGTTTAACGATCAGTTAGTAACACGTTTTGTTAATAACTTAATGTGGAGTGGTAAGAAGTCTGTAGCGTTCAAAGTGTTTTATGATGCGTTAGACATCATAGAAGAAAGAAAAGGAGAAGGCGAAGAGAAATCGGCTTTAGAAATTTGGAAAGACGGTTTGTCTAATGTGATGCCTCACGTAGAAGTAAGATCTCGTAGAGTAGGTGGTGCAACATTTCAAATTCCAATGCAAATTAGACCAGATCGTAAAGTATCTATGGCTATTAAGTGGTTAATTTTGTACACTCGTAAGAGAAACGAAAAAACAATGGCGCAGCGTTTAGCTGCCGAAATTTTAGCTGCTGCTAAGGAAGAGGGTGCTGCTGTTAAAAAACGTACAGATACTCACAAAATGGCAGAAGCGAACAAAGCGTTCTCACACTTTAGATTTTAA
- a CDS encoding SusC/RagA family TonB-linked outer membrane protein, with amino-acid sequence MKTKLKGILTLLLAFVVQITFAQEKTVSGTVSESSGVLPGVSVSIKGTTQGTETDFDGKYSIKAKVGDILIFRYLGYETVEKTVGTSNIINVSIKEGANVLDEIIVTGLGISKKEKAIGYAVQKVSGASIDEAKEPNIVNSLQGRIAGVQIQGSPSSLGGSSRITIRGSNSFLGNNQPLFIVDGVPISNASYTSQGQANGFGGGAYDYGNAAAEIDPSNIQTMSVLKGAAATSIYGSRGANGVILITTKSGKNQKGLGVSFDSSVTFDQVRNLIPIQTTYGGGSTYNTASGFNEFNQDGVSYLAPNYAKDGSWGPRFDPNVLVRHWDSWDPGSSSYKETRPWVAPENSYESFFNTGVTLINTVALSGADEKGSFRAGYTNLDQTGVTPEGALKRNTINLNSNYNLTDKLKASVAFTYVKTEAENRNATGYDNANPMQGFTQWWQSNLDVERLRTQQNTTEGNQYTWNPRGIIEDNNDNLLSFDSRPNFFDNPSWVRENYLQEDVRNRVFGNANISYAITDKLSFTTQFGTDFFQFSSREGIPLRGVGAPSYSETERRFQETNIEARLNYNTDINDDLTFNGFVGVNRMRNFQKRTTISTTGGIVVDRFFNIANSALDPTANTFESLRGINSIFGSASFGFKDMLFLDLSARNDWSSTLPEKNNSYFYPSASVSFALSEIESIKESEVINFAKVRASIAQAGNDSAPYRIADVYNPINPNFAGNTLYNVPNSQQNPDLVNELTTEIEFGFLVKLLRNRLTVDAAYYSRTTEDQIFNVPVSAASGYTSRLLNAGEMKNSGLELQISGTPIKNENFSWDLSLNLTSQNNEVVELLRDENGETLVESIGQGATWAADLRIQEGLPYMALFGQDFVYNENGDRLVNSDGTYQFTSDRVYLGSAIADWTGGFSTAFNYKNFTLSALFDFQVGGIIHSTSLQWSKYSGMHPETVSYNGVADVRADGLLLPGVKENGQPNDVRIADVQTYYSNTFRVAAPNVYDASFIKFRDVRLSYNIPAKILAKTPFNSLSLSAFGRNLGILYSEVPFIDPQVVTSSGNQQGLENAQIPPTSSFGFNLSAKF; translated from the coding sequence ATGAAAACAAAGTTAAAAGGAATTCTAACGCTACTACTAGCGTTCGTTGTGCAAATTACCTTTGCACAGGAAAAGACAGTTTCTGGTACTGTATCAGAATCGTCTGGAGTATTACCAGGGGTTAGCGTATCGATAAAAGGTACAACCCAAGGTACGGAAACTGATTTTGATGGAAAATATTCTATTAAAGCCAAAGTAGGAGACATATTAATTTTTAGATACTTAGGATACGAAACTGTTGAAAAAACTGTAGGAACATCTAATATAATTAATGTTTCAATTAAAGAAGGAGCTAATGTATTAGATGAAATTATTGTAACTGGATTAGGTATTTCCAAAAAAGAGAAAGCTATTGGTTATGCAGTGCAGAAAGTCTCTGGAGCAAGTATTGATGAAGCAAAAGAACCAAACATTGTAAACTCTCTACAAGGTAGAATTGCGGGTGTTCAAATTCAAGGAAGTCCTTCTTCATTAGGGGGTTCTTCAAGAATAACTATTCGTGGTTCTAATTCATTTTTAGGAAACAATCAACCTTTATTTATAGTTGATGGGGTTCCAATTAGTAATGCTAGTTACACTTCCCAAGGACAAGCTAATGGTTTTGGTGGAGGAGCTTATGATTATGGTAATGCTGCTGCAGAAATTGATCCATCTAACATACAAACTATGTCTGTTTTAAAAGGTGCTGCTGCTACCTCTATCTATGGATCTAGGGGTGCAAATGGTGTAATTTTAATTACCACTAAATCTGGTAAAAATCAAAAAGGTTTAGGAGTGTCTTTTGACTCAAGTGTTACTTTTGATCAAGTAAGAAACCTAATTCCTATACAAACAACATATGGTGGAGGATCTACCTACAACACTGCCAGTGGATTTAATGAGTTTAACCAAGATGGTGTAAGCTATTTAGCTCCAAATTATGCGAAAGATGGTTCATGGGGCCCTAGATTCGATCCAAATGTTTTGGTAAGACATTGGGATTCTTGGGATCCAGGTTCTAGTAGCTATAAAGAAACAAGACCATGGGTAGCTCCAGAAAACTCTTACGAGAGCTTTTTTAATACAGGGGTTACTTTAATAAACACCGTTGCTCTTTCAGGAGCAGATGAGAAAGGAAGCTTTAGAGCTGGTTATACAAATTTAGATCAAACTGGTGTTACCCCAGAAGGTGCACTTAAAAGAAATACTATTAATTTAAACTCTAATTATAATTTAACTGATAAGTTAAAGGCAAGTGTAGCATTTACCTATGTTAAAACAGAGGCTGAAAACAGAAACGCCACTGGTTACGACAATGCAAACCCAATGCAGGGTTTTACACAATGGTGGCAATCGAATTTAGATGTTGAGAGACTTAGAACTCAACAAAACACCACAGAGGGAAATCAATATACATGGAATCCTAGAGGAATTATAGAAGATAACAATGATAATTTATTATCATTTGATAGTAGACCTAATTTCTTTGATAACCCTTCTTGGGTAAGAGAAAACTATTTACAAGAAGATGTTAGAAACAGAGTTTTTGGTAATGCTAATATTTCATACGCTATTACAGATAAATTATCTTTTACAACTCAATTTGGTACAGATTTTTTTCAATTTAGCAGTAGAGAGGGAATTCCTTTAAGAGGCGTAGGTGCACCTTCATATTCTGAAACAGAAAGAAGATTTCAAGAAACAAACATTGAGGCACGTCTTAATTACAATACTGATATAAACGATGACCTAACTTTTAATGGTTTTGTTGGTGTAAACAGAATGAGAAATTTTCAAAAAAGAACTACTATTTCTACTACAGGAGGGATTGTAGTTGATCGTTTTTTCAATATAGCCAATTCAGCATTAGATCCTACAGCAAATACTTTTGAAAGCTTGAGAGGTATTAATAGTATTTTTGGAAGTGCTTCTTTTGGGTTTAAAGACATGTTATTCTTAGATTTATCAGCAAGAAATGACTGGTCATCTACATTACCTGAAAAAAATAATAGTTACTTCTATCCATCTGCTTCTGTAAGTTTTGCTTTATCAGAAATAGAATCTATTAAAGAAAGTGAAGTTATTAATTTTGCTAAAGTTAGAGCTAGTATAGCACAAGCTGGTAATGATTCAGCGCCATACAGAATTGCTGATGTTTACAATCCAATTAACCCAAACTTTGCTGGTAATACTCTATACAATGTTCCGAATTCGCAACAAAATCCAGATTTGGTGAATGAGTTAACAACGGAAATTGAATTTGGTTTCTTGGTTAAATTGTTAAGAAATAGATTAACAGTAGATGCTGCATATTATAGCAGAACTACAGAAGATCAAATATTTAATGTACCTGTATCTGCAGCTTCTGGTTATACATCTAGATTGCTTAACGCGGGTGAAATGAAAAACTCAGGTTTAGAATTACAAATAAGTGGTACACCAATAAAAAATGAAAACTTCTCTTGGGACTTAAGTTTAAATTTAACAAGTCAAAACAACGAAGTTGTAGAATTACTTAGAGATGAAAATGGAGAAACTTTGGTAGAAAGTATAGGACAAGGTGCTACATGGGCAGCTGATTTAAGAATTCAAGAAGGTTTACCATACATGGCTTTATTTGGTCAAGATTTTGTCTACAATGAAAATGGTGACAGACTTGTTAACAGTGATGGTACATATCAATTTACTAGTGATAGGGTTTATTTAGGGTCAGCTATCGCTGATTGGACTGGTGGTTTTAGTACTGCTTTTAACTACAAAAACTTTACTTTATCTGCTTTATTTGATTTCCAGGTAGGAGGAATTATTCATTCAACTTCATTACAATGGTCTAAATATTCTGGAATGCACCCTGAAACAGTTTCTTATAATGGTGTAGCTGATGTTAGAGCTGACGGATTATTATTACCAGGTGTAAAAGAAAACGGACAACCAAATGACGTAAGAATAGCAGACGTACAAACCTATTATTCAAATACTTTTAGAGTTGCTGCTCCTAACGTTTATGATGCTAGCTTCATTAAATTTAGAGATGTTAGATTGAGTTATAATATACCAGCTAAGATTTTAGCTAAAACACCTTTCAACAGTTTAAGTTTAAGTGCTTTTGGGAGAAACTTAGGTATATTATATTCTGAAGTTCCTTTTATTGATCCTCAAGTTGTAACTAGCTCTGGCAATCAACAAGGTTTAGAGAATGCTCAAATACCACCAACAAGTTCATTCGGATTTAATTTATCTGCAAAATTTTAA
- the rpsJ gene encoding 30S ribosomal protein S10 has product MSQKIRIKLKSYDYNLVDKSAEKIVKTVKSTGAVVNGPIPLPTHKKIFTVLRSPHVNKKSREQFQLASYKRLLDIYSSSSKTIDALMKLELPSGVEVEIKV; this is encoded by the coding sequence ATGAGTCAAAAAATTAGAATAAAATTAAAGTCTTACGATTACAATTTAGTAGATAAATCTGCTGAAAAGATTGTAAAGACGGTAAAGAGTACAGGTGCTGTCGTAAACGGACCAATACCATTACCAACACACAAAAAGATTTTTACCGTATTACGATCACCGCACGTAAACAAAAAATCTAGAGAGCAATTTCAATTAGCTTCTTATAAAAGATTATTAGACATTTATAGTTCTTCTTCAAAAACTATTGATGCTTTAATGAAATTAGAGTTGCCAAGTGGGGTTGAAGTTGAGATTAAGGTATAA
- the rpsL gene encoding 30S ribosomal protein S12 has protein sequence MPTIQQLVRKGRTKITKKSKSAALSSCPQRRGVCTRVYTTTPKKPNSAMRKVARVRLTNGNEINAYIPGEGHNLQEHSIVLVRGGRVKDLPGVKYHVVRGALDTAGVEGRTQRRSKYGAKRPKK, from the coding sequence ATGCCTACTATTCAACAATTAGTTCGTAAAGGAAGAACCAAAATAACTAAGAAGAGTAAATCGGCTGCTTTGTCGTCTTGTCCTCAAAGACGTGGAGTTTGTACACGTGTTTATACTACAACACCAAAGAAACCTAATTCAGCAATGCGTAAAGTTGCCAGAGTTAGATTGACAAATGGTAATGAGATAAATGCATACATTCCAGGAGAAGGACATAACTTACAAGAGCACTCGATAGTATTAGTTAGAGGTGGAAGAGTTAAAGACTTGCCAGGTGTAAAGTATCACGTAGTTCGTGGCGCTTTAGATACCGCGGGAGTTGAAGGAAGAACGCAACGTAGATCAAAATACGGAGCTAAACGTCCAAAGAAGTAA
- a CDS encoding ShlB/FhaC/HecB family hemolysin secretion/activation protein produces MKQNKTTYIFIILILISLKGSFAQDLSLTISSKDKIEALILNEIKYKKKHQDTISIQDEIDKISNHLKTIGYFSNTFDTLLKVQNRFVAYFSLDAKTNKAVLKIDIDASYLFEDMHIENNHFTISINQLQATLSNLSKKLDTQGKSFSKVQLKNIKIINDTLFADLEINSSKKRFINNTIIKGYPEFPKSYLKKYFHIKSNSIFNQQKIKEISSLSKNISFVQEIKPPEILFTKDSTTLYLYLKKKKNNSIDGLVSFASKENGDVLFNGIIDLKLNNILNTGERLELFWNSIGDERQEFKLGTEIPFIFNSEISPELSFTLYKQDSSFLNTKFDSKLFYNINSKIKLAFTYNAESSEKLEGHINNNVETFRNYFFGFQFKYSIPKNDFFFNNIFNLEVNPTFGERKINENASKQFKIEATISYLYDLNFRNSLFIKNETSYLNSDSYLNNELFRIGGANSIRGFDEQSIFTNHYSFFNIEYRFLTSQKSYLYSITDIGLIENKTNIENILGIGLGYLFATNNSLIKLSTVVGKNASQSFNLNNSKLIVSWVSFF; encoded by the coding sequence TTGAAGCAAAACAAAACTACCTATATATTCATTATCCTTATCTTAATTTCCTTAAAAGGATCTTTTGCACAAGATTTATCTTTAACGATTTCTTCTAAAGATAAAATTGAAGCCCTTATCTTGAATGAAATCAAATACAAAAAGAAGCATCAAGATACCATTAGTATACAGGATGAAATTGATAAAATTTCTAATCATTTAAAAACCATAGGATACTTTTCTAACACTTTTGACACCTTACTAAAAGTACAAAATAGATTTGTTGCTTACTTTTCTTTGGATGCGAAAACAAATAAAGCAGTCCTAAAAATAGATATTGATGCAAGCTATTTATTTGAAGATATGCATATTGAAAATAACCATTTTACAATTTCGATAAACCAGCTTCAAGCAACACTATCAAATCTCTCAAAAAAGCTAGATACGCAGGGTAAATCTTTTTCTAAAGTTCAGTTAAAAAATATAAAGATTATAAACGATACATTATTTGCCGATTTAGAAATCAATTCATCAAAAAAAAGGTTCATCAACAATACAATTATAAAAGGGTATCCAGAGTTCCCGAAATCTTATTTAAAAAAATACTTTCATATTAAATCGAACAGTATTTTTAATCAACAGAAAATTAAAGAAATATCCAGTCTATCTAAGAACATATCTTTTGTTCAAGAAATAAAACCACCTGAAATCTTGTTTACAAAAGATTCCACTACATTGTATTTATATTTAAAAAAGAAAAAGAATAATAGTATTGACGGTCTTGTTAGTTTTGCATCCAAAGAAAATGGAGACGTCTTATTTAACGGAATTATCGACTTAAAACTGAATAACATTTTAAATACCGGAGAACGCCTTGAATTATTTTGGAACAGTATCGGAGACGAAAGACAAGAGTTTAAACTAGGAACTGAAATTCCGTTTATATTTAATTCAGAAATTAGTCCAGAACTTTCATTTACCTTATATAAGCAAGATTCTTCATTTTTAAATACAAAATTTGATTCCAAACTATTTTATAACATCAATTCAAAAATTAAACTTGCCTTCACCTACAATGCAGAATCATCAGAAAAACTTGAAGGACATATTAATAATAACGTAGAAACGTTTCGCAATTATTTTTTTGGTTTTCAATTTAAATATAGCATCCCTAAAAATGATTTCTTTTTTAATAACATTTTTAATTTGGAGGTCAATCCGACTTTTGGAGAAAGAAAAATTAATGAAAACGCTTCTAAACAATTTAAAATTGAAGCAACAATTTCTTATCTCTATGATTTAAATTTTAGAAATAGTTTATTTATTAAGAACGAAACAAGTTATTTAAATTCAGATTCCTATTTAAACAATGAACTCTTCAGAATTGGAGGAGCAAATTCTATAAGAGGTTTCGACGAGCAAAGCATTTTTACGAATCATTACTCATTTTTTAATATTGAATACCGGTTTTTAACTTCTCAAAAATCGTATCTATACTCTATAACCGATATAGGTTTAATCGAAAACAAAACAAACATAGAAAACATTTTAGGAATCGGGCTAGGCTATCTTTTTGCCACGAACAATTCTTTAATAAAATTAAGCACCGTTGTTGGTAAAAATGCCTCGCAAAGTTTTAACCTTAACAACAGTAAATTAATTGTAAGTTGGGTTAGTTTTTTTTAG